The Polaribacter tangerinus genome has a segment encoding these proteins:
- a CDS encoding rhomboid family intramembrane serine protease — protein MGLNIHQIVLIIIIANVLVSMKGFSDYSFLNKYKFQVQKVLQGEKIRMLTSGFLHVNLPHLLFNMYALYLFGNIVVNVLGTSNFLIIYLGSLLFGSLYTLRYHKNDAYYSAVGASGAVSGIIYASILLYPSMSLYLFFIPIPIPGYIFGVGYLLYSIYGMKKQLGNVGHAAHLGGAMGGFLITLLLNPILFKVNLLLVIALAVPIILVLVFESKLKNH, from the coding sequence ATGGGATTAAACATACATCAAATAGTACTTATCATAATTATAGCCAATGTATTGGTGTCAATGAAAGGTTTTAGCGATTATTCTTTTTTAAATAAATACAAGTTTCAAGTTCAAAAAGTGCTTCAAGGAGAAAAAATAAGAATGCTTACTTCTGGTTTTTTGCACGTAAATTTGCCTCATTTACTATTTAATATGTATGCACTTTATCTTTTTGGTAATATTGTGGTAAATGTTTTAGGGACTTCTAATTTTTTAATTATTTATCTAGGAAGTTTATTATTTGGTAGTTTATACACTTTAAGGTATCATAAAAATGATGCTTATTACTCTGCTGTTGGTGCGTCAGGGGCTGTTTCGGGTATTATATATGCATCTATATTGCTGTACCCAAGTATGAGTTTATACTTGTTTTTTATTCCCATTCCTATTCCTGGTTATATTTTTGGTGTTGGCTATTTGTTATATTCTATTTACGGTATGAAAAAGCAGTTGGGCAACGTTGGGCACGCAGCACATTTAGGTGGTGCAATGGGAGGTTTTTTAATTACCTTGCTGTTAAACCCTATACTATTTAAAGTCAATTTACTTTTAGTAATTGCTTTGGCAGTGCCAATTATTTTAGTGTTGGTTTTTGAAAGTAAATTAAAAAATCACTAA
- the cas9 gene encoding type II CRISPR RNA-guided endonuclease Cas9 (Cas9, originally named Csn1, is the large, multifunctional signature protein of type II CRISPR/Cas systems. It is well known even to general audiences because its RNA-guided endonuclease activity has made it a popular tool for custom editing of eukaryotic genomes.) has protein sequence MKKILGLDLGTNSIGWALVAQNFQKKEGNIKGLGSRIIPMSQDILGKFDAGQSHSQTSERTSYRGVRRLRQRTLLRRERLHRVLNILNFLPEHYQKAIDFEKHFGKFKHNSEVKLNYKENSDGKHEFLFMESFNEMVSDFKALHQETNIPLDWTLYYLRKKALTHKITKHELAWILLNFNQKRGYYQLRGEEEDDDSGKQITFERLLVTEVKDTGEVLKKTNEPLYEIFFENGWKYDKQTTKPHNWLNKYKEFIVTISTLKSGEEKITYKAVDSEKDWIAIKKKTEQEIEQRNVTVGKFIYETLLKNPSQKIRGKLVKTIERKFYKEELKKNIETQIQFHPALQDEKIYTACVNELYPKNVAHQNAIKNKDFAYLFLEDIIFYQRPLKSKKSTISNCPYEQRYFIKDGIKNIQPLKCIPKSHPLFQEFRLWQFLQNLKIYLIDDIENNKKDVDVTPTFFNTEQDWVALFDYLNTKKDIDQKQLIAYLVKLGKIKKLEKENYRWNYVEDKKYPANETKASFLSKLNKVEGLDAVAFLTTDVELHLWHIIYSVNDITAYEKALKTFANKHHIREDAFVAAFLKFSPFKNEYGAYSEKAIKKLLLLMRMGSYWNENHISNEVKLRVESIKERLESIQYDEAVFKKDSNNLLQRIADDEVPKQLLKSFLSFKGKNHLKGLNTYQACYAVYERHSELGTIQQWHSPQDITNYLNEFKQHSLRNPIVEQVVTETLRVVRDIWVQLGESKKGFFNQIHLELGREMKNSAKKRETISKRNAENEKTNTRIKALLEELKAETNADIRSFSPSHQEILKIYEEGVSQNPNVSYANLSEDDVNKIRKNSAPTKAEINKYKLWLTQGYLSPYTGEIIPLSKLFSVDYQIEHIIPQSRYFDNSMSNKIICESDVNQLKGSKTAYEFLKSEKGRIVSLSNGKQVKLFNLEQYENHCNQYFKGNRTKLKNLLAEEIPEGFINRQLNDSRYISKFIKSLLSNIVREENEKEATVKNLLPVSGAVTSKLKQDWGLNDKWNEIVAPRFMRLNELTKTNDYGEWDSKINAFRSKVPNEIASCFSKKRIDHRHHALDALVIACCTREHSNYLNSLNAQKENYGLKDQLLIKNKEGHYTKHFKLPWSNFTTDAKNNLEKTVISFKQNLRIINKTNNKTWQWQPQENGTFKKVLVKQKGPGQSNNKTNWAIRKPMHKETVSGAVQIKRLKKGEHNIANYVTTPNLIVNKAIRNKLLRVIEVFNNDIKKVKKHIKDNPIQLQGKKVTKVKVYEWTQNATATRVALTEKFTRKQLNAVTDSGVRTILNNHVKMYVNEKQEEQFNLAFNTDGNEALNNNIVRLNNGKKHQPIYKVRLYEEGSKFKVGETGNKTSKYVEAAKGTNLFFAIYYNEEKQKRVYETIPLDKVIAHQKQTANIPQNEKLLIQPDYTKGKFLFSLSPNDLVYVPTEEEILNNNLVDFSNLSPEQVGRIYKMVSSTGAECHFINNHISKLIKSYDSKTKIGEFGSLNKSELSYDDSRIKERCWKLEVNRLGKVVKVLAND, from the coding sequence ATGAAAAAAATATTAGGATTAGATTTAGGAACCAACTCTATTGGTTGGGCGTTGGTAGCTCAAAATTTTCAAAAAAAAGAAGGAAATATTAAAGGTTTAGGAAGTCGAATTATTCCTATGTCCCAAGATATTTTAGGGAAATTTGATGCAGGACAATCACATTCACAAACTTCCGAAAGAACAAGTTACCGAGGTGTTCGACGATTACGACAGCGAACTTTATTACGAAGAGAACGCTTACATAGAGTGTTGAATATTTTAAACTTTTTACCCGAGCATTATCAAAAAGCGATTGATTTTGAAAAGCATTTTGGAAAGTTTAAGCACAACAGTGAAGTTAAATTAAATTATAAAGAAAATTCAGATGGAAAACACGAGTTTTTGTTTATGGAATCATTTAATGAAATGGTTTCAGACTTTAAAGCTCTTCATCAAGAAACTAATATACCGTTAGATTGGACGCTATATTACTTGCGTAAAAAAGCACTTACTCATAAAATCACCAAACATGAGTTAGCTTGGATTTTGTTAAATTTTAACCAAAAAAGAGGATATTATCAATTAAGGGGTGAGGAAGAAGATGACGATTCGGGTAAACAAATAACTTTTGAACGCTTATTGGTAACTGAGGTAAAAGACACTGGAGAGGTTTTGAAAAAAACAAATGAACCTTTATATGAGATATTTTTTGAGAATGGTTGGAAATATGATAAGCAAACCACTAAGCCCCATAATTGGCTAAATAAGTATAAAGAGTTTATTGTAACTATTAGTACACTAAAAAGTGGTGAGGAAAAAATAACGTATAAAGCTGTGGATTCTGAAAAAGACTGGATTGCTATTAAAAAGAAAACAGAGCAAGAAATTGAGCAGCGCAATGTAACTGTGGGAAAATTTATATATGAAACACTGCTTAAAAATCCATCACAAAAAATAAGAGGTAAGCTTGTTAAAACTATTGAGCGTAAGTTTTATAAAGAAGAATTAAAAAAAAATATAGAAACTCAAATCCAGTTTCATCCTGCATTGCAAGATGAAAAAATATACACCGCTTGTGTAAATGAGTTGTACCCCAAAAACGTAGCGCACCAAAATGCAATAAAAAATAAAGATTTTGCATATTTGTTTTTAGAGGATATCATTTTTTATCAACGACCTTTAAAAAGTAAAAAATCTACTATTTCAAATTGTCCTTATGAGCAACGCTATTTTATAAAAGATGGCATTAAAAATATACAGCCTTTAAAATGTATACCAAAATCACACCCATTATTTCAAGAATTTAGGTTGTGGCAATTTCTACAAAATTTAAAAATCTACTTAATAGACGATATTGAAAATAACAAAAAAGATGTAGATGTAACACCTACTTTTTTTAATACCGAGCAAGATTGGGTTGCTTTATTTGATTATTTAAATACCAAAAAAGATATAGATCAAAAACAGCTTATAGCTTATTTGGTGAAACTTGGAAAAATAAAAAAACTTGAAAAAGAAAATTACCGCTGGAATTATGTTGAAGACAAAAAGTATCCTGCTAACGAAACTAAAGCCTCATTTTTAAGTAAACTCAATAAAGTGGAAGGATTAGATGCAGTAGCTTTTTTAACCACTGATGTAGAATTACATTTATGGCATATAATTTATTCGGTTAATGATATTACAGCCTATGAAAAGGCACTTAAAACATTTGCAAATAAACATCACATAAGAGAAGATGCTTTTGTAGCGGCTTTCTTAAAATTTTCACCTTTTAAAAATGAATACGGTGCTTATTCCGAAAAAGCGATAAAGAAATTATTACTTTTAATGCGAATGGGTTCCTACTGGAATGAAAATCATATATCCAACGAAGTTAAACTTCGTGTGGAGAGTATTAAAGAGCGTTTAGAAAGTATACAGTATGATGAAGCGGTGTTTAAAAAAGACTCAAATAATCTGCTACAGCGTATTGCCGATGATGAGGTGCCTAAACAACTTTTAAAAAGTTTTTTAAGCTTTAAAGGTAAAAATCATTTAAAAGGATTAAATACCTACCAAGCTTGTTACGCTGTTTATGAACGCCACTCCGAGTTAGGTACCATACAGCAATGGCATTCACCACAGGATATTACCAATTATTTAAACGAATTTAAGCAACATAGTTTGCGAAATCCTATTGTGGAGCAAGTAGTTACCGAAACGTTACGTGTAGTAAGAGATATTTGGGTGCAATTGGGTGAAAGTAAAAAAGGTTTTTTTAACCAAATACACTTGGAATTGGGCAGAGAAATGAAAAACTCGGCGAAGAAAAGAGAGACCATTTCCAAACGTAATGCAGAAAACGAGAAAACAAATACAAGAATAAAAGCACTTTTAGAGGAATTAAAAGCTGAAACTAACGCTGATATTAGGTCTTTTTCGCCTAGTCATCAAGAAATTTTAAAAATTTACGAAGAAGGTGTATCCCAAAACCCAAATGTTAGTTACGCGAACTTAAGTGAAGACGATGTAAATAAAATTAGAAAAAATAGCGCACCCACAAAAGCCGAGATAAATAAGTATAAGCTATGGTTAACACAAGGTTATTTGTCCCCTTATACCGGTGAAATCATTCCGTTAAGTAAATTATTTTCGGTAGATTATCAAATAGAACACATTATTCCGCAATCGCGCTATTTTGATAACTCAATGAGTAATAAAATTATTTGCGAAAGCGACGTAAACCAGTTAAAAGGAAGTAAAACTGCCTACGAATTTTTAAAAAGCGAAAAAGGTAGAATTGTAAGCCTTAGCAATGGCAAACAAGTAAAGTTATTTAATTTAGAGCAGTACGAAAACCACTGTAACCAATATTTTAAAGGTAACCGAACAAAACTTAAAAACCTACTTGCAGAAGAAATACCCGAAGGTTTTATTAATCGCCAGTTAAACGATAGTCGTTATATTAGTAAGTTTATCAAAAGCTTGCTTAGTAATATTGTGCGCGAAGAAAACGAAAAAGAAGCTACGGTTAAAAATTTACTACCCGTTAGCGGTGCGGTAACCTCAAAGTTAAAGCAAGATTGGGGATTAAATGATAAATGGAACGAAATAGTGGCTCCACGATTTATGCGATTAAACGAGCTCACTAAAACTAACGATTATGGCGAATGGGATAGTAAAATTAATGCTTTTAGAAGTAAAGTACCCAACGAAATAGCAAGTTGTTTTAGTAAAAAGCGAATAGATCATCGCCACCATGCTTTAGATGCTTTAGTAATTGCTTGTTGTACGCGTGAGCATTCTAATTACCTTAACTCTTTAAACGCTCAAAAAGAAAATTATGGTTTAAAAGACCAATTGTTAATTAAAAACAAAGAAGGTCATTATACCAAACATTTTAAGTTGCCATGGAGTAATTTTACTACAGATGCTAAAAATAACTTAGAGAAAACCGTAATTAGTTTCAAGCAAAATTTACGTATTATTAATAAAACCAATAATAAAACTTGGCAATGGCAACCGCAGGAAAACGGTACATTTAAAAAAGTATTGGTAAAGCAAAAAGGACCTGGCCAATCCAATAACAAAACCAATTGGGCAATTAGAAAACCTATGCACAAGGAAACCGTTTCGGGTGCGGTACAAATAAAAAGACTTAAAAAAGGCGAACATAATATTGCTAACTATGTAACTACGCCCAACTTAATTGTTAATAAAGCCATACGTAATAAATTGCTTAGGGTAATTGAAGTATTTAATAACGATATTAAAAAAGTAAAAAAGCACATAAAAGATAATCCCATACAACTACAAGGTAAAAAAGTAACTAAAGTAAAAGTGTACGAATGGACACAAAATGCTACGGCTACACGCGTTGCACTTACCGAAAAGTTTACACGTAAACAATTAAACGCGGTTACCGATAGTGGTGTACGCACCATACTTAATAACCATGTAAAAATGTATGTTAATGAAAAGCAAGAGGAACAATTTAACCTAGCTTTTAATACCGATGGTAATGAGGCATTAAATAATAACATTGTTCGCCTTAATAACGGAAAAAAACATCAGCCTATATACAAAGTAAGATTGTATGAAGAAGGTAGTAAGTTTAAAGTGGGCGAAACCGGAAATAAAACTTCTAAATATGTAGAAGCCGCAAAAGGGACTAACTTATTTTTTGCTATTTATTATAATGAAGAAAAGCAAAAAAGAGTGTATGAAACCATACCATTAGATAAAGTAATAGCACACCAAAAACAAACGGCTAACATACCACAAAATGAGAAGTTGCTCATACAGCCCGATTATACCAAAGGAAAGTTTTTGTTTTCGCTATCGCCTAATGACTTGGTGTATGTGCCTACCGAAGAAGAAATACTTAATAACAACTTAGTTGATTTTAGTAATTTATCACCCGAGCAAGTAGGACGAATTTATAAAATGGTGAGCTCAACTGGAGCAGAATGTCATTTTATAAATAATCATATATCTAAATTAATTAAGAGCTATGACTCAAAAACCAAAATTGGAGAGTTTGGAAGCTTAAATAAGTCTGAATTATCATATGATGATAGTAGAATAAAAGAACGCTGTTGGAAACTAGAAGTAAATCGTTTGGGTAAAGTAGTAAAAGTGCTAGCTAATGATTAA
- the cas1 gene encoding type II CRISPR-associated endonuclease Cas1, with translation MIKRTIYIGNPAYLKLQQQQLVVQEPQSKTIKGTVPIEDIALLMLDHYQITLSNQLLIQLQGNNVAVISCDAQHLPFGVMLPLYGHTQYAERVRHQMVASEPLKKQLWKQTVTQKIANQATLLALHYKNNDTMLQYQHDVKSGDTTNREGMAAQYYWKHILDNFARHREGDAPNNLLNFGYGVLRSIVARALVCSGLLPVLGIFHKNKYNPYALADDIMEPYRPFVDKLVINYINNTQQSTQQLTPKVKAHLLTIATQDVFIDSLERPLFVAVTTTTASLYKCYTGELRQIKYPELD, from the coding sequence ATGATTAAGCGCACCATTTACATAGGTAATCCTGCATATTTAAAGTTACAGCAACAACAACTCGTAGTGCAGGAGCCTCAAAGTAAAACAATTAAAGGTACGGTGCCTATTGAGGATATTGCACTGCTTATGCTCGATCATTATCAAATAACGCTAAGCAACCAACTATTAATACAACTACAAGGAAATAATGTAGCTGTAATTAGCTGCGATGCGCAACATTTACCCTTTGGGGTAATGTTGCCTTTATATGGGCATACCCAATACGCCGAGCGTGTACGGCATCAAATGGTTGCGTCCGAGCCACTTAAAAAGCAATTATGGAAACAAACGGTAACGCAAAAAATAGCCAATCAAGCCACACTTTTGGCCTTGCATTATAAAAATAACGACACTATGTTGCAGTATCAGCACGATGTAAAAAGTGGCGATACTACCAACCGCGAAGGAATGGCGGCTCAATACTATTGGAAACATATATTAGACAATTTTGCTAGACATCGCGAAGGCGATGCGCCAAATAATTTACTAAATTTTGGTTATGGTGTGTTACGGAGTATAGTAGCACGTGCCTTGGTATGTAGTGGTTTGCTCCCGGTATTGGGGATATTTCATAAAAATAAATACAACCCATACGCTTTGGCCGATGATATTATGGAACCTTATCGGCCATTTGTAGATAAATTGGTAATAAATTATATAAACAATACCCAACAGTCTACACAGCAATTAACACCAAAGGTAAAAGCACACCTTTTAACCATTGCCACACAAGATGTTTTTATTGATAGTTTAGAGCGCCCTTTGTTTGTTGCGGTAACTACTACCACTGCCAGCTTGTATAAATGTTATACTGGAGAATTAAGACAAATTAAATATCCAGAATTAGATTAA
- the cas2 gene encoding CRISPR-associated endonuclease Cas2, whose product MSASRFSAYRIMWVLVLFDLPTETKKERKAANLFRKNLIKDGFGMFQFSIYLRHCPSRENAKVHTKRVKANLPKHGKVCILEITDKQFGSMELFHGVKEVNLPQPSQQLQLF is encoded by the coding sequence ATGTCAGCTAGTAGATTTAGCGCTTATAGAATTATGTGGGTACTCGTTCTTTTTGATTTGCCAACTGAAACCAAAAAAGAGCGAAAGGCTGCTAATTTATTTCGTAAAAACCTTATTAAAGATGGTTTTGGTATGTTTCAGTTTTCTATTTATTTAAGACATTGCCCAAGTAGAGAAAATGCTAAAGTACACACTAAAAGAGTTAAAGCTAATTTACCAAAACATGGTAAAGTTTGTATTTTAGAAATTACAGACAAACAGTTTGGTAGCATGGAGTTATTTCACGGTGTAAAAGAGGTAAATTTACCGCAGCCTTCACAACAACTACAATTATTTTAA
- a CDS encoding DUF1853 family protein, which yields MHNNANIQLQYIGYLKTPCLWKGDAVGGLTQFEIETHQTKFTFNINEKLRLGKYIERFVSHQISQNKNCTIIAENVQLQDQKRTIGELDCLLSQHNTPIHLEIIYKFYLYDKNAGTDEIDQFIGPNKKDSLSEKIDKLSSKQLPVIKTLPAKDFLKSIKIPLETIKQQVYFKAQLFTPLFSKKPILKKINSHCIVGFYCGMDDLQHFTECKFYIPTKKNWLISPHTNVNWLSTDQFKTTVKTYLENNFSPMCWLKHKNGNLQKFFLVWW from the coding sequence ATGCATAATAACGCCAACATTCAACTACAATATATAGGCTACCTAAAAACACCATGTTTGTGGAAAGGTGATGCTGTTGGCGGTTTAACACAATTTGAAATTGAAACACACCAAACAAAATTTACATTTAATATTAATGAAAAATTACGGTTAGGCAAATACATAGAACGCTTTGTGTCTCATCAAATATCACAAAATAAAAATTGTACTATCATAGCCGAAAATGTTCAATTACAAGATCAAAAAAGGACAATTGGAGAGTTAGATTGTTTGTTATCACAGCACAACACTCCGATTCATTTAGAAATAATTTATAAGTTTTATTTGTATGATAAAAATGCCGGAACCGATGAAATAGATCAATTTATTGGACCAAACAAAAAGGATTCTTTATCGGAAAAAATTGATAAACTTAGTAGCAAACAATTGCCAGTTATAAAAACATTACCTGCTAAAGACTTTTTAAAGTCAATAAAAATACCTTTAGAAACTATAAAGCAGCAAGTATACTTTAAAGCACAACTTTTTACACCTCTTTTTAGTAAAAAACCTATTTTAAAGAAAATTAACAGCCATTGTATTGTAGGTTTTTACTGTGGTATGGACGATTTACAACACTTTACTGAATGTAAATTTTATATTCCAACCAAAAAAAACTGGTTAATTTCTCCACATACCAATGTTAACTGGTTGTCTACAGACCAATTTAAAACAACCGTAAAAACCTATTTAGAGAATAATTTTTCTCCTATGTGCTGGTTGAAACATAAAAATGGTAATTTGCAAAAATTCTTTTTAGTTTGGTGGTAA
- a CDS encoding DUF2461 domain-containing protein: MQLKKSTFTYLKELHQNNNREWFAATKEEYVNAQKNAKELFSAIHLNLQKHDDIEKSKMMRIYRDVRFSKDKTPYKAHFANSYSRLGKELRGGYFLRIRPGESFLAGGFWEPNKEDLYRIRQEIALDASEIKEILAAKEFQKYFGGKFESFSELKTAPRGFDKEHPEVSLLRKKGFIASRSFTDAEVLSSSFIEEVDKSFRALRPFFNLFSDILTTNLNGESIL, from the coding sequence ATGCAGCTAAAAAAATCTACTTTTACATATTTAAAAGAATTACATCAAAATAATAATAGAGAGTGGTTTGCAGCTACAAAAGAAGAGTATGTGAATGCCCAAAAAAATGCCAAAGAGTTATTTTCTGCCATTCATTTAAACCTACAAAAGCACGACGATATTGAAAAGTCTAAAATGATGCGAATATATCGAGATGTGCGTTTTTCGAAAGACAAAACACCATACAAAGCACACTTTGCCAATTCCTATAGCAGACTAGGTAAGGAGTTAAGAGGAGGTTACTTTTTAAGAATAAGGCCGGGAGAGAGTTTTTTAGCAGGTGGTTTTTGGGAACCTAATAAAGAGGATTTATATCGAATTCGTCAAGAAATAGCGTTGGATGCATCTGAAATAAAAGAAATTTTAGCGGCAAAGGAGTTTCAAAAATACTTCGGAGGAAAGTTTGAGAGCTTTTCTGAGCTTAAAACTGCTCCTCGAGGTTTCGATAAAGAGCATCCAGAGGTGTCACTATTGCGTAAAAAAGGATTTATAGCTTCTAGAAGTTTTACAGATGCAGAGGTATTGTCTTCCTCTTTTATCGAAGAGGTTGATAAAAGCTTTAGAGCACTAAGACCTTTTTTTAATTTATTTAGCGATATTTTAACAACAAATTTAAACGGAGAATCTATTTTGTAA
- a CDS encoding MATE family efflux transporter, with amino-acid sequence MNKLANDLGTQKISKLLVKQAVPATIGILVMSLNMIVDTIFVGQWIGVLAIAAITVVLPIAFLISSIGMGIGIGGSSIISRALGANNSEKAFLTFGNQIALTTILSLLFVVLGTVYSESILHLFGAKGNILPIATTYFSVIIYGVPFLAFAMMGNPNIRAEGKPKFAMYAMMIPAVLNILLDILFIKIFNWGMWGAGLATSISFASCGLYILFFFLSSKSELKIIPKNFKLDFKIVTEITKLGGVTIVRQGAISLLMIVLNYSLFTYGGEISIAIFGIINRVMMFAYSPIMGVSQGFLPVAGYNIGAENNERVKETIKKSIYFGTLLGSLIFVVLLLFKEQVIWIFTNDAILLERTPTAMLIVFMATPIVTLQLIGAAYFQAAGKAFPALVLTLLKQGIFLVPLAYFLPIYYGVAGVWWSFPIADVLSTIITVVVLKIEVSKNLKNNQQ; translated from the coding sequence ATGAACAAATTAGCAAACGATTTAGGTACTCAAAAAATTAGTAAACTACTAGTTAAACAAGCCGTTCCTGCTACCATAGGAATACTTGTAATGTCTTTAAACATGATTGTTGATACTATTTTTGTAGGTCAGTGGATTGGAGTATTAGCAATTGCGGCAATAACAGTTGTGCTACCCATTGCGTTTTTAATTTCTTCTATTGGAATGGGAATTGGAATTGGTGGAAGCTCTATAATTTCTAGAGCTTTGGGAGCAAACAATTCTGAAAAAGCATTCTTAACATTCGGAAATCAAATTGCCTTAACTACTATTTTATCGCTTTTATTTGTTGTTTTAGGTACCGTTTACAGCGAGTCCATATTGCACTTATTTGGTGCAAAAGGAAACATTTTACCAATTGCTACTACTTACTTTAGTGTGATAATTTATGGGGTGCCCTTTTTAGCATTTGCCATGATGGGAAACCCAAATATTAGAGCAGAAGGAAAACCCAAATTTGCGATGTATGCAATGATGATTCCTGCTGTACTAAATATTTTATTAGATATTCTTTTTATAAAAATTTTTAATTGGGGTATGTGGGGCGCAGGTTTGGCAACTTCCATTTCATTTGCAAGTTGTGGACTCTACATTTTGTTCTTTTTCTTGTCTTCTAAGAGTGAACTAAAAATAATTCCTAAAAATTTTAAACTCGACTTTAAAATTGTAACAGAAATAACAAAGTTAGGAGGAGTTACCATTGTAAGGCAAGGTGCTATTAGTTTACTAATGATTGTGCTAAATTATTCGCTTTTTACTTATGGAGGTGAAATTTCTATTGCAATATTCGGAATTATTAATCGAGTAATGATGTTTGCCTACTCTCCTATTATGGGAGTTTCTCAAGGATTTTTACCCGTAGCCGGCTACAATATTGGTGCAGAAAATAACGAACGAGTAAAAGAAACCATCAAAAAATCTATTTATTTTGGAACTCTTTTAGGCTCCCTAATTTTTGTAGTATTGCTTTTATTTAAAGAACAAGTAATTTGGATATTTACCAATGATGCCATTTTATTAGAGCGAACACCCACTGCCATGCTTATTGTTTTTATGGCGACTCCTATTGTAACCCTACAATTAATTGGTGCAGCCTACTTTCAGGCGGCAGGAAAAGCATTCCCGGCACTCGTATTAACCCTATTAAAACAAGGTATCTTTTTAGTTCCTCTTGCTTACTTTCTACCTATTTATTATGGTGTTGCAGGTGTTTGGTGGTCTTTTCCTATAGCAGATGTGCTGTCTACCATTATTACCGTAGTTGTATTAAAAATTGAAGTTTCTAAAAATTTAAAAAACAACCAACAGTAA
- a CDS encoding thioesterase family protein translates to MHNIFQVTIKVTKKDIDTLHHVNNAVYVKWMDMVAYKHWAFLTNGVTVSDCVWVVMKHEIAYLKPAFLGDEITVKTWVGNTQGFKSERLMEFYKEDVLLVTAKTTWGMLSASTNKPKRINKDVYAVLYPES, encoded by the coding sequence ATGCACAATATTTTTCAGGTTACAATTAAGGTTACAAAAAAAGACATTGATACTTTACATCATGTAAACAATGCCGTGTATGTAAAGTGGATGGATATGGTTGCTTATAAACATTGGGCTTTTTTAACAAACGGTGTTACAGTAAGTGATTGTGTTTGGGTGGTTATGAAACACGAAATAGCGTATTTAAAACCCGCATTTTTAGGGGATGAAATAACAGTTAAAACTTGGGTTGGCAATACACAAGGTTTTAAATCTGAGAGATTAATGGAGTTTTATAAAGAGGATGTGCTTTTAGTAACGGCAAAAACTACGTGGGGTATGTTAAGTGCATCTACTAACAAACCCAAAAGAATAAACAAAGATGTATATGCAGTTTTATATCCTGAAAGTTGA